One genomic segment of Methanomassiliicoccus sp. includes these proteins:
- the smc gene encoding chromosome segregation protein SMC has protein sequence MYLRQIELENFKSFGRKLTVPLLEGYTAVTGPNGSGKSNISDAILFVLGPKSSRAIRAGKLTDLIFNGGSSKQPADHCKVSLVFDNKDRLIPIDDDTVRLTRLVKLASEGDGYSSYFYVNERKSSLSEFDMLLSNARISAEGYNFVQQGDVTRVVTMSNLERRRILDDISGISKFDEEILKAQKERNEADANIDRISIILNELQRQIDQLEQEKEVAMTYLRTKETLTRSKAQLAHRQKENAEAEIASTQKQIANIQAEIVTLRERKAAIAQWIAKLDEGMVQVDRELEARGGKEFRELKERIDAVKILVARSEDRAATSSQAAGEVQTEMSERAVEEKETAADVTSLVAEHDEKARLLEKGMAELIDRKEKLAEVQGKISACDTELADLERDIAGREKGVREAEEALNRMTMDRDRLEGRKERLESEAAAFDEDIKAHDFGVTDAEWKIKEIKDHDKGSGKELKVLQEEFLQKKGAEARLTKESNELEQAIKSLQREVSRLKAEEEAAGEIARGYNRAVRGIMEARDGRTIRGIHGTIAELAEVDPHYQTALNVASGNRMQAIVVDDDEVASQCIQHLKRNGLGRATFLPLTKMLDGRPRGKAIMAAKDAVGFAIDLVKFDEQYRAAFWYVLGDTVVVDTLDKARRLMGGVRLVTQGGELLEASGAMVGGNVEQTQLKFGAAAKGRLEEVSAKLDTAIQSSIKLQTDLTQARSDMLALEARIRELTGVGGASSVTLKALERQRDDLRAKLTQVAGEKTKKATELGQVATALTELVGKLAQAEKELGSKRMGRDEARAKMEKLAPREMAQKLKAFQGEVADLTIRTSELRSARDTLDARIKLTQKRRDELVEAQRQLAEKLVRLKREGEEATAQAVRARTDLAALRKIEDSMGQEMNGLRQRKEQLFREKTSLEGERDRITGTVETKGEIIIGLNTRIAQGQIRIGELEEELRQLNTPVVLPAPSMDALRDIIRQCESAISSMGPVNLKAVDDYTEKKARHDELSAETRRLDAQRKDLLRLEEELNLKKKVALLKVYDAVNQNFRQAYADLSQGGEAELLLENPEEPFQGGLAIKAKPKQGKVLRLEALSGGEKSLTALAFIFAIQEYQPSPFYLLDEVDMFLDGINADMVARRVQKSSKTAQFVQISLRKITLTKADHIIGVTKQEGGISHVIIRPNISDVSELPAELKIQEERMEGTS, from the coding sequence ATGTACCTTAGACAGATCGAGCTGGAGAACTTCAAGTCTTTCGGCAGGAAGCTGACCGTTCCACTATTAGAGGGCTATACCGCGGTCACCGGCCCCAACGGGTCCGGCAAGTCCAACATATCCGATGCCATCTTATTTGTGCTCGGTCCCAAGAGCTCCAGGGCCATCCGGGCCGGGAAGCTAACCGACCTGATATTCAATGGTGGCAGCAGCAAGCAGCCAGCCGACCACTGCAAGGTTTCTCTGGTCTTCGACAACAAGGACCGTTTGATCCCCATCGATGACGATACTGTCCGTCTGACCCGGCTGGTGAAGCTGGCCTCGGAGGGCGACGGGTATAGCTCGTACTTCTACGTCAACGAGCGTAAGTCCTCGCTCTCGGAGTTCGACATGCTCCTCTCCAACGCCCGCATCAGCGCCGAGGGCTACAACTTCGTGCAGCAGGGGGACGTCACCAGGGTGGTCACGATGTCCAACCTGGAGCGTCGGAGGATCCTCGACGACATCTCGGGCATCTCCAAGTTCGACGAGGAGATCCTCAAGGCCCAGAAGGAGAGGAACGAGGCCGACGCCAACATCGACCGCATATCCATCATCCTTAACGAGCTGCAGCGGCAGATCGACCAGCTGGAGCAGGAGAAGGAGGTGGCAATGACCTACCTCCGGACCAAGGAGACGCTCACCCGCTCTAAGGCTCAGCTGGCCCATCGCCAGAAGGAGAACGCCGAGGCCGAGATCGCCAGCACCCAGAAGCAGATCGCCAACATTCAGGCGGAGATCGTCACGCTACGGGAGCGCAAGGCGGCCATCGCCCAGTGGATCGCCAAGCTGGATGAGGGCATGGTACAGGTAGATCGCGAGCTGGAGGCCAGGGGCGGGAAGGAGTTCCGGGAGCTCAAGGAGAGGATCGACGCGGTGAAGATCCTGGTGGCCCGGTCAGAGGACCGCGCCGCAACCTCCTCCCAAGCGGCGGGCGAAGTGCAGACGGAGATGAGCGAGCGCGCGGTGGAGGAAAAGGAAACCGCCGCGGATGTCACCTCGCTGGTCGCCGAGCATGATGAGAAGGCCCGGCTGCTGGAGAAGGGCATGGCCGAGCTCATCGATAGGAAGGAGAAACTGGCCGAGGTTCAGGGCAAGATCAGCGCCTGCGACACCGAGCTCGCGGACCTGGAGAGGGACATCGCGGGGCGGGAGAAGGGCGTACGGGAGGCCGAGGAAGCTCTTAACCGCATGACGATGGACAGGGACCGATTGGAGGGCCGCAAGGAGCGGCTGGAGTCCGAGGCTGCCGCCTTTGACGAGGACATCAAGGCCCACGATTTTGGGGTCACCGATGCGGAGTGGAAGATCAAGGAGATCAAGGACCATGACAAGGGCTCGGGCAAGGAGCTGAAGGTCCTCCAGGAGGAGTTCCTCCAGAAGAAGGGGGCGGAGGCCCGCCTGACCAAGGAGAGCAACGAGCTGGAGCAGGCCATCAAGTCCCTGCAGCGGGAGGTGTCCCGCTTGAAGGCTGAGGAGGAGGCCGCCGGGGAGATCGCCCGGGGGTACAACCGCGCCGTGCGGGGGATTATGGAGGCGAGGGACGGGCGCACGATACGGGGCATCCACGGCACAATCGCCGAGCTGGCAGAGGTAGACCCGCACTATCAGACGGCGCTTAACGTCGCCTCCGGCAACCGCATGCAAGCCATAGTGGTCGATGACGATGAGGTCGCCTCACAATGCATCCAGCACCTGAAGCGTAATGGGCTGGGGAGAGCAACCTTCCTGCCTCTGACCAAGATGTTGGACGGCCGGCCGCGAGGAAAGGCCATCATGGCGGCCAAGGACGCGGTGGGTTTCGCCATCGACCTGGTCAAGTTCGACGAGCAATACCGTGCCGCGTTCTGGTATGTTCTCGGCGACACTGTCGTGGTGGACACCCTGGACAAGGCCCGTAGGCTCATGGGGGGTGTTCGCCTGGTCACCCAAGGCGGAGAGTTGCTGGAGGCCTCAGGGGCGATGGTGGGAGGGAACGTCGAGCAGACCCAGCTCAAGTTCGGGGCCGCGGCCAAGGGCCGCCTGGAGGAGGTCTCCGCCAAGCTCGACACTGCGATCCAATCATCCATCAAGCTTCAGACCGATCTGACCCAGGCCCGCTCGGACATGCTCGCCCTGGAGGCACGTATCCGAGAGCTGACTGGGGTCGGAGGGGCGTCATCGGTGACCCTCAAGGCCCTGGAGCGGCAGAGGGACGACCTGCGCGCCAAATTGACCCAGGTTGCCGGGGAGAAGACCAAGAAGGCGACCGAACTGGGCCAGGTGGCCACCGCGCTGACCGAGCTGGTCGGCAAACTCGCTCAGGCCGAGAAGGAGCTGGGCTCGAAGCGGATGGGCCGGGATGAGGCCCGGGCCAAGATGGAAAAGCTCGCTCCCCGGGAGATGGCCCAGAAGCTCAAGGCCTTCCAGGGCGAGGTTGCCGACTTGACCATCCGTACCTCCGAGCTGCGCTCGGCCAGGGACACTCTGGACGCCCGAATCAAGCTCACCCAGAAGCGCAGGGACGAACTTGTGGAGGCCCAGCGGCAGCTCGCCGAGAAGCTCGTCCGGTTGAAGAGGGAGGGCGAGGAGGCGACCGCCCAGGCGGTGCGCGCCCGGACCGATCTGGCCGCCCTGCGCAAGATTGAGGATTCCATGGGCCAGGAGATGAACGGCCTGCGCCAGCGCAAGGAGCAGCTGTTCAGGGAGAAGACCTCTCTGGAAGGGGAAAGGGATCGCATCACCGGCACGGTGGAGACCAAGGGCGAGATTATCATCGGCCTGAATACCCGAATCGCCCAGGGTCAGATCCGCATCGGCGAGTTGGAGGAGGAGCTCCGGCAGCTGAACACCCCGGTCGTCCTGCCCGCACCGTCCATGGATGCGCTGAGGGACATAATCCGCCAGTGTGAGAGCGCCATAAGCTCCATGGGCCCGGTGAACCTGAAGGCGGTGGACGATTATACCGAGAAAAAAGCCAGGCACGACGAGCTCAGCGCCGAAACCCGTCGTCTGGATGCCCAGCGCAAGGACCTCCTCAGGCTGGAGGAAGAGCTCAACCTGAAGAAGAAGGTGGCCCTGCTGAAGGTGTACGATGCGGTCAACCAGAACTTCCGGCAGGCCTACGCTGATCTGTCTCAAGGAGGAGAGGCCGAACTACTTCTGGAGAACCCGGAGGAGCCATTCCAGGGCGGGCTGGCCATCAAGGCCAAGCCGAAGCAGGGCAAGGTCCTGAGACTGGAGGCGCTCAGCGGAGGGGAGAAGTCCCTCACCGCCCTAGCCTTCATCTTCGCCATACAGGAGTACCAACCCTCGCCGTTCTATCTGCTCGATGAGGTGGACATGTTCCTCGATGGCATCAACGCGGACATGGTCGCTCGGAGGGTGCAGAAGTCGTCCAAGACCGCCCAGTTCGTACAGATCTCACTGCGTAAGATCACTCTGACCAAGGCCGACCACATTATCGGGGTCACCAAGCAGGAGGGCGGCATATCCCATGTCATCATCCGACCCAACATCTCCGATGTGAGCGAACTGCCGGCAGAACTTAAGATACAAGAAGAGAGGATGGAGGGAACATCATGA
- a CDS encoding chromosome segregation protein ScpA produces MMSCEAAEGVLGHLLFHKAMIDDDSGSEKIDHYLSILRDANTAPTSRDPLDRSIETVFELVLSNDLDPWDIDLMKFTTLYAERVKEEEVNFVLAGKLMLMAWSILRMQSERVLTNSEVRADDFMDDMECLDLFVPEEPRRVLVLPDEIELDEVVRHRGSRPVTLLELLNAFQEAQEEEERNALRERIREANRAKLNGLFDTKAHNDDLEKDVEDVWQRISKCGSGPVEIDDLWNGGREDLVTVFMSLLFLARSGRISVWQDDSPYGTIKLEVKLDWDIGTLEDAPSVPTPQALPRSKEAVM; encoded by the coding sequence ATGATGTCTTGCGAGGCCGCGGAAGGGGTGCTCGGGCACCTCCTGTTCCACAAGGCTATGATCGACGATGACTCGGGCTCGGAGAAGATCGACCACTATCTGTCCATCCTCCGGGACGCCAACACCGCGCCGACCTCCCGGGACCCCCTGGACCGTTCCATCGAGACGGTCTTCGAGCTGGTGCTCTCCAACGATCTGGACCCCTGGGACATCGACCTCATGAAGTTCACCACGCTCTACGCCGAGCGGGTCAAGGAGGAGGAGGTTAACTTCGTCCTCGCCGGCAAGCTTATGTTGATGGCTTGGTCCATCCTGCGCATGCAGAGCGAACGGGTGCTCACCAACTCCGAGGTTCGGGCAGACGACTTCATGGACGACATGGAATGCCTCGACCTCTTCGTCCCGGAGGAGCCCCGGCGGGTGCTGGTGCTGCCGGACGAGATCGAGCTGGACGAGGTTGTCCGCCACCGTGGCTCTCGCCCGGTCACTCTCCTTGAGCTCCTGAATGCCTTCCAGGAGGCCCAGGAAGAGGAGGAGCGTAACGCCCTCCGGGAAAGGATCAGGGAGGCTAATCGCGCCAAGCTCAACGGCCTCTTCGACACCAAAGCCCACAACGATGACCTGGAAAAGGACGTCGAGGATGTGTGGCAGCGCATCTCCAAATGCGGCTCTGGCCCGGTGGAGATCGATGATCTCTGGAACGGCGGCCGGGAGGACCTGGTGACCGTATTCATGTCCCTGCTGTTCCTGGCTCGCTCGGGGAGGATCTCGGTGTGGCAGGACGACAGCCCTTACGGCACGATTAAGCTGGAGGTCAAGCTGGACTGGGATATCGGCACTCTGGAGGACGCTCCTTCGGTGCCCACCCCCCAGGCGCTTCCTCGGAGCAAGGAAGCGGTGATGTGA
- a CDS encoding SMC-Scp complex subunit ScpB, giving the protein MDLDPVRIVEAVLFSSSTPVKVSEIEVQTQLTGAVVRRALKKLEEEYDSRGSAMQVAKTGVGYSFIVREEYRPFGRQFSPKEVPDEVLRTAAMIAYHQPIMQSDLARSLGGRVYDDVRTLHQLGLVTAKKKGQTLVLTTTKRFCEYFGIDGTSKTAVRRWMEEKAHGP; this is encoded by the coding sequence GTGGACCTCGATCCCGTCCGCATCGTGGAGGCGGTCCTTTTCTCCTCCTCCACACCAGTAAAGGTCTCCGAGATCGAGGTCCAGACCCAGCTTACCGGGGCGGTCGTTCGCCGGGCGCTGAAGAAGCTCGAGGAGGAGTACGACAGCCGGGGGTCGGCCATGCAGGTGGCCAAGACCGGAGTGGGATACTCGTTCATCGTCCGCGAGGAGTACCGTCCGTTCGGCAGGCAGTTCTCTCCCAAGGAGGTCCCGGACGAGGTCCTCCGCACCGCGGCCATGATAGCCTATCATCAGCCGATCATGCAGAGCGATCTTGCCCGTTCGCTCGGCGGAAGGGTCTATGACGACGTCCGGACGCTGCACCAGCTCGGACTGGTCACCGCCAAGAAGAAGGGGCAGACACTCGTCCTGACGACCACTAAGCGGTTCTGCGAGTACTTCGGAATCGACGGCACGAGCAAGACCGCGGTCAGACGATGGATGGAGGAGAAGGCCCACGGGCCGTAG
- a CDS encoding cation:proton antiporter, with amino-acid sequence MDTETRLILDIALILGSAGLLSILFGKLKMPTVIGYLAGGVLLGSVVVPGVAMDQSTLSIFSTIGVILLMFFIGIELNLRGLRHTGPSAFLIVSIEMTLMVILGYYFGLIIGLEEVQAVFLGAIISGASTAAVLLVAKENGHIDRDLSRALMSIMVFEDIGQIVILTLASPLATGTVAAPGTEYWIILEIIAFMGLSILVGLMVLPRGLDWLRRNYSKETVLIVSLALCFVMAFISGYIGLSVAIGAFLAGLIVSESTCNNLIRRRIEPMKEVFIAIFFIAIGMRIDVGLVLDNILLCLGIATVFIVGKFSTILFASYLTTMDLRSSFYLATSMVAMGEFGFIIATLGLSAGILDLGLYSTVIGAALITMIVLPLLSRSGPRIYDRTSRAAPSWAHEIVRRMERVRAEVRRKMSISPEFRLEVRQQLLLVFVDLIFIISILIGLNLISPVNDLIAPLAGELHLLPALLLFMITVVLISPVVVNIVARLRLIAFIIMINVSEGGRHSISGRMRIYRIFRNVGQLFMIAVLLLLLVPFLPPVGALDLFAVLALLGVVVSLSALSWGVLRPAFNRASSAFVAKMVLLDDDEDSPAESKYCEE; translated from the coding sequence ATGGACACGGAGACTCGGCTCATCCTTGACATCGCGCTGATCCTAGGTTCAGCAGGTCTGCTCAGCATCCTGTTCGGGAAGTTGAAGATGCCCACGGTCATAGGGTACCTTGCCGGGGGGGTCCTCCTCGGCTCGGTGGTGGTGCCGGGAGTGGCCATGGACCAATCCACCCTTTCGATCTTCTCCACCATCGGCGTCATCCTGTTGATGTTCTTCATCGGCATCGAGCTCAACCTCAGGGGGTTGCGCCACACCGGGCCTTCGGCGTTCCTCATCGTGTCCATCGAGATGACCCTCATGGTCATCCTCGGATACTACTTCGGACTGATCATCGGCCTGGAAGAGGTCCAGGCGGTGTTCCTGGGGGCCATCATCTCGGGCGCCAGCACTGCCGCCGTGCTCCTGGTGGCCAAGGAGAACGGCCACATCGACCGCGACCTGTCCCGCGCCCTGATGTCCATCATGGTGTTCGAGGACATAGGGCAGATCGTCATCCTAACCCTCGCCTCCCCCCTCGCCACCGGCACCGTGGCCGCCCCGGGCACGGAGTATTGGATCATCCTGGAAATCATCGCCTTCATGGGACTCAGCATCCTGGTGGGACTCATGGTCCTCCCCCGGGGCCTCGATTGGCTGCGAAGGAACTACTCCAAGGAGACAGTCCTCATCGTCTCCCTGGCCCTGTGCTTCGTCATGGCCTTCATCTCCGGCTACATCGGATTGTCGGTGGCGATAGGGGCCTTCCTCGCTGGGCTCATCGTCTCCGAGTCCACCTGCAACAACCTCATCCGTCGGAGGATCGAGCCGATGAAGGAGGTGTTCATCGCCATCTTCTTCATCGCCATCGGAATGCGCATCGACGTGGGCCTGGTGTTGGACAACATCCTGCTGTGCCTAGGTATCGCCACCGTATTCATCGTGGGGAAGTTCTCCACCATCCTGTTCGCCTCCTACCTGACGACCATGGACCTACGGTCCTCATTCTACCTCGCCACCAGCATGGTGGCGATGGGTGAGTTCGGGTTCATCATAGCCACCCTTGGACTCAGCGCCGGCATCCTGGATCTCGGCTTATACTCTACGGTCATCGGGGCAGCCCTCATCACCATGATCGTACTCCCCCTGCTCTCCCGGTCTGGGCCTCGGATTTACGACCGGACGTCCCGAGCCGCTCCCTCCTGGGCCCATGAGATCGTGCGCCGCATGGAACGGGTGCGGGCCGAGGTGCGCCGGAAGATGAGCATCTCCCCGGAGTTCCGTCTGGAGGTCCGCCAGCAGCTGCTGCTTGTCTTCGTGGACCTGATCTTCATCATCTCCATCCTCATCGGGCTCAACCTGATCTCTCCGGTGAACGACCTCATCGCCCCCCTGGCCGGGGAACTCCACCTGCTGCCCGCCCTCCTGCTGTTCATGATCACCGTGGTCCTCATCTCCCCGGTGGTGGTGAACATCGTGGCCCGCCTGCGGCTGATCGCCTTCATCATCATGATCAACGTCTCTGAGGGCGGGAGGCATTCCATCTCCGGCCGTATGCGCATCTACCGCATCTTCCGCAACGTCGGCCAACTGTTCATGATCGCGGTCCTGCTCCTCCTCTTGGTCCCCTTTCTCCCCCCGGTCGGGGCCCTGGACCTCTTCGCGGTCCTCGCCCTGTTAGGGGTGGTGGTGTCGCTATCGGCCCTGTCATGGGGAGTGCTTCGTCCGGCGTTCAACCGAGCGTCCTCGGCCTTCGTGGCTAAAATGGTCCTCCTCGATGATGATGAGGACTCGCCGGCGGAGAGCAAGTACTGCGAGGAATGA
- a CDS encoding LSM domain-containing protein, translated as MVMPLALLEKSMDHRISLLLKDTRVLEGKLVGYDDYMNMVLEDTEERTSEQTRRLGVVVLRGNNVVSISPL; from the coding sequence ATGGTGATGCCGCTCGCGCTGCTCGAGAAGTCGATGGACCACCGGATCTCTCTTCTGCTCAAGGACACCAGGGTCCTGGAGGGAAAGCTGGTCGGCTACGATGATTACATGAACATGGTCCTGGAGGATACCGAGGAGCGTACCTCCGAGCAGACCAGACGCTTGGGGGTCGTGGTACTGCGCGGCAACAATGTCGTGAGCATCTCCCCGCTGTGA
- a CDS encoding NDP-sugar synthase, which produces MKALILAGGLGTRLRPLTYGMPKPLVPLLGKPLVSHIIDPLPAEVDTVILAVSYMRDALDAYFSTHDVGRKIVLVNEEQPLGTGGAIKNVSHYLDDTFIAFNGDVVCSIDLNDMLRYHRSHGGIGTMSLWQVEDPSAFGVVGRDMRGRITTFQEKPKREEAISNSINAGVYIFEREILDQIPSGVVSMEREVFPKVLDKGLYGYEFKGHWIDCGTRENILAAQRTLLDLGGGRISPDLIKEEEAAVIGANTVLRAHLRGCRIGPHVYIEDDVLISRGAEVSESMVLRGALVEEGAKVQNSIIGPDCVVARDEVVRDQVLARQ; this is translated from the coding sequence ATGAAAGCCCTGATCCTGGCCGGAGGCCTGGGCACCCGTCTCAGGCCCCTGACCTACGGGATGCCCAAGCCGCTAGTACCTCTCCTAGGTAAGCCGCTGGTTAGCCACATAATCGATCCGCTGCCCGCTGAGGTCGACACCGTCATCCTCGCCGTCTCCTACATGCGTGACGCCCTGGACGCGTACTTCAGCACCCATGATGTGGGCCGCAAGATCGTCCTGGTCAACGAGGAGCAACCCCTCGGCACAGGCGGGGCCATCAAGAACGTCTCCCACTATCTCGATGATACCTTCATCGCTTTCAACGGCGACGTGGTGTGCTCCATCGACCTCAACGACATGCTCCGATACCACCGCTCCCATGGAGGCATTGGAACGATGTCCCTGTGGCAGGTCGAGGACCCCTCGGCCTTCGGGGTCGTGGGGAGGGACATGCGTGGGCGAATCACCACCTTCCAGGAGAAGCCGAAGAGGGAGGAAGCCATCTCCAACTCGATCAACGCCGGTGTGTACATATTCGAGCGGGAGATCCTCGACCAGATCCCGTCGGGCGTGGTGTCGATGGAGCGGGAGGTCTTTCCTAAGGTGCTCGACAAGGGTCTCTACGGCTACGAGTTCAAGGGCCACTGGATCGACTGCGGGACGCGGGAGAACATCCTCGCCGCCCAGCGGACCCTGCTCGACCTGGGCGGGGGAAGGATCTCGCCCGACCTCATCAAGGAGGAGGAGGCTGCGGTGATCGGAGCCAACACGGTCCTCCGCGCTCACCTCCGAGGGTGCCGGATCGGTCCCCATGTGTACATCGAGGACGATGTTCTCATATCCCGGGGCGCCGAGGTATCGGAGAGCATGGTGCTCCGAGGGGCGCTGGTGGAGGAGGGAGCCAAGGTCCAGAACAGCATAATCGGCCCCGATTGCGTGGTGGCCAGGGATGAAGTGGTCAGGGACCAGGTCCTGGCCAGGCAGTGA
- a CDS encoding ABC transporter permease subunit, translating into MKRRDQFLEFINHKGFRKGWNAFIIAFFLLFIVLPTVYVVTYAFTDWDAISLTVLSNPETMGMIQDAIIASFAIATIVTIIDFLAGLPVAWMLVRKNFRGKELLDTLIDMPLAVPTAALGFSAAIFWVVNPNPPPFSLSIISSPFILIILLHIVFSYPYMVRSLSAILEEIDETYETAGRTLGASRLTAARTVTLPLFRAGLATGVILCFSRSMSETGGTMIALSTMSRMGVTAASDFATGPTLIGDWKTLSLTDPSYTPALAFVSILLIILALILLVVLKLLIMKFHIPLRKVWPMPEKMLSRGIFPKLKDGGALFFLALFVLVPSFFIFTYVLFSTPQAAEWGQFFSALGYSFLLAGIVTVIDIAMGIPFALYISKHPDRKSSHILDVLVNVPLIVPTAALGISLSLFWSAAGVLSGAQFVILILAHVAFTYPLVVRNVAGAVEEIDPSFEETARTLGANPMQSFRRVLYPLIKGSILAGAIMAFTRSLGETGATQAILGNNAQTAPVFIVSLVKSNAFFQAGLACIILIVVSYIFMLMLRYITKRKEAI; encoded by the coding sequence ATGAAGCGACGGGATCAATTCCTAGAGTTCATTAACCACAAGGGGTTCCGCAAGGGCTGGAACGCCTTCATCATCGCTTTTTTCCTCCTCTTCATCGTCCTGCCCACGGTCTACGTCGTTACCTATGCCTTCACCGATTGGGATGCCATCAGCCTCACCGTTCTGAGCAACCCGGAGACCATGGGTATGATCCAGGACGCCATTATCGCGTCCTTCGCCATCGCCACCATCGTCACGATCATCGACTTCCTCGCCGGCCTCCCTGTAGCGTGGATGCTGGTACGCAAGAACTTCAGGGGAAAGGAGTTGCTGGATACGTTGATAGATATGCCTTTGGCGGTACCCACTGCCGCCTTGGGCTTCTCCGCAGCGATCTTCTGGGTCGTGAACCCAAACCCTCCCCCCTTCTCCCTTTCTATCATCTCCTCCCCCTTCATCCTGATCATCTTGCTGCACATCGTGTTCTCCTATCCCTATATGGTCCGCTCCCTGTCGGCCATCCTGGAGGAGATCGACGAGACCTACGAGACCGCTGGCCGGACGCTGGGGGCGAGCCGGCTGACCGCTGCCCGCACGGTAACCCTGCCGCTTTTCCGGGCTGGCCTGGCGACCGGTGTGATCCTGTGCTTCTCCCGCAGCATGAGCGAGACCGGGGGGACCATGATCGCCCTGAGCACGATGTCCCGCATGGGCGTCACCGCGGCCAGCGACTTCGCCACCGGGCCCACGCTTATCGGGGATTGGAAGACTCTGTCCCTAACCGACCCCAGCTACACTCCGGCCCTGGCCTTCGTAAGCATCCTGCTCATCATCCTGGCCCTGATCCTGCTGGTGGTGCTCAAGCTTCTCATCATGAAGTTCCACATCCCCCTGCGCAAGGTGTGGCCGATGCCGGAGAAGATGCTCAGCCGAGGCATCTTTCCCAAGCTTAAGGACGGGGGGGCCCTCTTCTTCCTGGCCCTGTTCGTCCTGGTGCCGTCCTTCTTCATCTTCACCTACGTGCTGTTCTCGACGCCTCAGGCCGCCGAGTGGGGGCAGTTCTTCTCCGCGCTGGGATACTCTTTCCTGCTGGCCGGCATCGTCACGGTTATTGACATCGCCATGGGCATCCCCTTCGCGCTCTACATCTCCAAGCATCCTGACCGGAAGTCGTCACACATCCTCGATGTACTGGTCAATGTTCCCCTGATCGTTCCCACCGCCGCCCTGGGCATATCGCTCAGCCTATTCTGGAGCGCGGCGGGGGTGCTCAGCGGGGCTCAGTTCGTCATCCTCATCCTGGCCCACGTAGCGTTCACCTATCCTCTGGTCGTGAGGAACGTGGCCGGGGCGGTGGAGGAGATCGACCCGTCCTTCGAGGAGACGGCCAGGACCTTGGGCGCAAACCCCATGCAGTCGTTCCGCCGGGTGCTCTATCCCCTAATCAAGGGTTCCATCCTTGCTGGAGCCATCATGGCCTTCACCCGCAGCCTCGGAGAGACCGGCGCCACCCAGGCCATCCTGGGCAATAACGCCCAGACCGCCCCCGTGTTCATCGTTTCCCTGGTTAAGAGCAACGCGTTCTTCCAGGCCGGACTGGCGTGCATCATTCTGATCGTCGTCTCCTACATCTTCATGCTCATGCTCCGCTACATCACCAAGAGGAAGGAGGCGATCTGA
- a CDS encoding ABC transporter ATP-binding protein, with amino-acid sequence MAADDLDLTVNNGEYLCLLGPTGAGKTTALRIIAGLTKPDSGQVLFDDRDITRLEPEERNAVLLSQTYSLFPTMTVAENILFGPSIRKMPEEEKKQTLVELLDLVRLTKRADSYPRELSGGMQQRNALARALATSPDVLLLDEPLRALDARLRIDLRYELRSMAKSLGLTVIHVTHDQEEAMVMADRIAVIRDGRIVQIGTPREVFDSPATPFVANFVGQSNFFTGSILCSGHGRTTTVHDEEGRIVFARPCTLPVDSKVVVAIKIGNTRVVKKSDAFLTGTVERTLFEGRIVHLDVGIPGLERFSVKLPASRRDQVTVGDEIGLNWGVQKASVFPYPEGGLDNELRVD; translated from the coding sequence GTGGCCGCCGATGACCTCGATCTCACGGTGAACAACGGCGAGTACCTGTGCCTCCTGGGGCCCACCGGAGCGGGCAAGACGACCGCCCTGAGGATCATCGCTGGGCTTACCAAGCCGGACTCCGGGCAGGTGCTCTTCGACGACCGTGACATCACCAGGCTGGAGCCGGAGGAGCGGAACGCCGTGCTGCTGTCCCAGACCTACTCCCTGTTCCCGACCATGACTGTGGCCGAGAACATCCTGTTCGGACCGAGCATCAGGAAGATGCCCGAGGAGGAGAAGAAGCAGACTCTGGTCGAGCTGCTGGACCTCGTGCGTCTTACTAAAAGGGCCGATTCGTACCCCCGCGAGCTGTCTGGAGGAATGCAGCAGCGGAACGCTCTGGCCAGGGCCCTGGCCACGAGCCCGGACGTGCTTCTACTGGACGAGCCACTGAGGGCCCTGGACGCCCGCCTGAGAATCGATCTCCGGTACGAGCTCCGGTCCATGGCCAAGAGCCTCGGCCTCACCGTCATCCATGTCACCCATGACCAGGAAGAAGCCATGGTCATGGCTGACCGCATCGCCGTCATCAGGGACGGGCGCATCGTCCAGATCGGCACCCCCCGGGAGGTGTTCGACAGTCCCGCCACCCCCTTCGTCGCCAACTTCGTGGGACAGTCCAACTTCTTCACCGGGTCGATCCTGTGTTCCGGCCATGGGCGAACGACGACGGTGCACGACGAGGAGGGCCGCATAGTGTTCGCCCGCCCATGCACCCTGCCGGTCGACTCCAAGGTAGTGGTGGCGATCAAGATCGGCAACACCAGGGTGGTGAAGAAGAGCGACGCGTTCCTTACCGGGACGGTGGAGAGGACGCTGTTCGAGGGCCGCATAGTGCATCTGGACGTCGGCATACCGGGGCTGGAAAGGTTCTCGGTGAAGCTGCCGGCCTCCCGCCGGGATCAGGTGACGGTGGGGGATGAGATCGGCCTCAATTGGGGGGTGCAGAAGGCCTCGGTCTTCCCGTACCCCGAGGGCGGACTGGACAATGAGCTGAGGGTGGACTGA